From Jaculus jaculus isolate mJacJac1 chromosome 19, mJacJac1.mat.Y.cur, whole genome shotgun sequence, a single genomic window includes:
- the LOC101617558 gene encoding T-cell surface glycoprotein CD1b isoform X6 — MQILGWDSETGTPIFLKPWSKGNLTDDEVTELMDIFRLYLFGFIKEVQKRAHDFQLEYPFNVQNIAGCELHSGGAIVSFLRSALGGVDFMSIQNGSCAPSPESGARGQKFCAFVIQYKGIRDIVGKLLLESCPKFLLGVLEAGKEDLQRQVKPEAWLSSSPGPGHGHVRLACHVSGFYPKPVWVTWAMGEQEQQGTQRGDTLPNADGTWYLRATLDVEAGKAAGLACRVKHSSLGGRDIVLYWGHPSYTGSIILAVLLSSLVFLLCLALWFFRHRRSYQDIL; from the exons ATGCAGATTCTCGGGTGGGACTCAGAGACAGGAACCCCCATATTCCTGAAGCCCTGGTCTAAGGGCAACTTAACTGACGACGAGGTGACGGAGTTGATGGACATATTTCGACTGTACCTTTTCGGCTTCATCAAAGAAGTGCAGAAACGGGCCCATGATTTCCAGCTGGAAT ACCCTTTTAACGTTCAGAACATAGCAGGCTGTGAACTGCATTCTGGGGGTGCCATTGTGAGCTTCTTGAGGAGTGCGTTAGGAGGAGTGGACTTCATGAGTATCCAGAATGGCTCATGTGCGCCTTCCCCGGAGAGTGGAGCCAGAGGACAGAAGTTCTGTGCCTTTGTCATTCAGTACAAAGGCATCCGTGATATTGTGGGGAAACTCCTCTTAGAATCCTGTCCCAAATTTCTCCTGGGTGTCCTTGAAGCAGGGAAGGAAGACCTACAGAGGCAAG TGAAGCCTGAAGCCTGGCTCTCCAGTAGCCCCGgccctgggcatggccatgtgcgGCTGGCGTGCCATGTCTCTGGCTTCTACCCAAAGCCCGTGTGGGTGACGTGGGCGATGGGTGAGCAGGAGCAGCAGGGCACCCAGAGAGGTGACACCCTGCCCAATGCTGACGGGACGTGGTATCTGCGAGCCACCCTGGATGTGGAGGCCGGGAAGGCAGCTGGCCTGGCCTGCCGCGTGAAGCACAGCAGCCTTGGGGGACGGGACATTGTCCTCTACTGGG GACACCCCAGCTACACCGGCTCCATCATTCTGGCCGTACTCCTTTCCTCTTTGGTCTTTTTACTGTGTTTGGCGCTGTGGTTTTTCAGGCACCG caGGTCTTATCAGGACATCCTCTGA
- the LOC101617558 gene encoding T-cell surface glycoprotein CD1b isoform X3 — protein sequence MLHLPLALLAGLFPGGGNGDALQEPISFHVTQIASFANSTWAQNQGSGWVDDMQILGWDSETGTPIFLKPWSKGNLTDDEVTELMDIFRLYLFGFIKEVQKRAHDFQLEYPFNVQNIAGCELHSGGAIVSFLRSALGGVDFMSIQNGSCAPSPESGARGQKFCAFVIQYKGIRDIVGKLLLESCPKFLLGVLEAGKEDLQRQVKPEAWLSSSPGPGHGHVRLACHVSGFYPKPVWVTWAMGEQEQQGTQRGDTLPNADGTWYLRATLDVEAGKAAGLACRVKHSSLGGRDIVLYWGHPSYTGSIILAVLLSSLVFLLCLALWFFRHRRSYQDIL from the exons ATGCTGCATCTGCCACTTGCATTGCTCGCGGGTCTGTTCCCAGGTGGTGGCAACGGGGATG CTTTGCAAGAGCCCATCTCCTTCCATGTCACCCAGATTGCTTCCTTTGCCAACAGCACCTGGGCACAAAACCAAGGCTCAGGCTGGGTGGATGACATGCAGATTCTCGGGTGGGACTCAGAGACAGGAACCCCCATATTCCTGAAGCCCTGGTCTAAGGGCAACTTAACTGACGACGAGGTGACGGAGTTGATGGACATATTTCGACTGTACCTTTTCGGCTTCATCAAAGAAGTGCAGAAACGGGCCCATGATTTCCAGCTGGAAT ACCCTTTTAACGTTCAGAACATAGCAGGCTGTGAACTGCATTCTGGGGGTGCCATTGTGAGCTTCTTGAGGAGTGCGTTAGGAGGAGTGGACTTCATGAGTATCCAGAATGGCTCATGTGCGCCTTCCCCGGAGAGTGGAGCCAGAGGACAGAAGTTCTGTGCCTTTGTCATTCAGTACAAAGGCATCCGTGATATTGTGGGGAAACTCCTCTTAGAATCCTGTCCCAAATTTCTCCTGGGTGTCCTTGAAGCAGGGAAGGAAGACCTACAGAGGCAAG TGAAGCCTGAAGCCTGGCTCTCCAGTAGCCCCGgccctgggcatggccatgtgcgGCTGGCGTGCCATGTCTCTGGCTTCTACCCAAAGCCCGTGTGGGTGACGTGGGCGATGGGTGAGCAGGAGCAGCAGGGCACCCAGAGAGGTGACACCCTGCCCAATGCTGACGGGACGTGGTATCTGCGAGCCACCCTGGATGTGGAGGCCGGGAAGGCAGCTGGCCTGGCCTGCCGCGTGAAGCACAGCAGCCTTGGGGGACGGGACATTGTCCTCTACTGGG GACACCCCAGCTACACCGGCTCCATCATTCTGGCCGTACTCCTTTCCTCTTTGGTCTTTTTACTGTGTTTGGCGCTGTGGTTTTTCAGGCACCG caGGTCTTATCAGGACATCCTCTGA
- the LOC101617558 gene encoding T-cell surface glycoprotein CD1b isoform X1, with protein sequence MQAAGTLRTWIHADAGCRHHTIAQEFVSPALCNPLPLPESWDWRPRPWKHCPLLLSSSLLPLVFSAALQEPISFHVTQIASFANSTWAQNQGSGWVDDMQILGWDSETGTPIFLKPWSKGNLTDDEVTELMDIFRLYLFGFIKEVQKRAHDFQLEYPFNVQNIAGCELHSGGAIVSFLRSALGGVDFMSIQNGSCAPSPESGARGQKFCAFVIQYKGIRDIVGKLLLESCPKFLLGVLEAGKEDLQRQVKPEAWLSSSPGPGHGHVRLACHVSGFYPKPVWVTWAMGEQEQQGTQRGDTLPNADGTWYLRATLDVEAGKAAGLACRVKHSSLGGRDIVLYWGHPSYTGSIILAVLLSSLVFLLCLALWFFRHRRSYQDIL encoded by the exons ATGCAGGCTGCAGGCACCCTGCGCACTTGGATACACGCTGATGCGGGCTGCAGGCACCATACAATTGCACAGGAGTTTGTGAGTCCTGCTCTCTGCAACCCCCTTCCACTCCCCGAAAGTTGGGACTGGAGACCCAGGCCCTGGAAGCACTGCCCGCTGCTTCTTTCCTCTTCACTGCTTCCCCTTGTTTTCTCCGCAGCTTTGCAAGAGCCCATCTCCTTCCATGTCACCCAGATTGCTTCCTTTGCCAACAGCACCTGGGCACAAAACCAAGGCTCAGGCTGGGTGGATGACATGCAGATTCTCGGGTGGGACTCAGAGACAGGAACCCCCATATTCCTGAAGCCCTGGTCTAAGGGCAACTTAACTGACGACGAGGTGACGGAGTTGATGGACATATTTCGACTGTACCTTTTCGGCTTCATCAAAGAAGTGCAGAAACGGGCCCATGATTTCCAGCTGGAAT ACCCTTTTAACGTTCAGAACATAGCAGGCTGTGAACTGCATTCTGGGGGTGCCATTGTGAGCTTCTTGAGGAGTGCGTTAGGAGGAGTGGACTTCATGAGTATCCAGAATGGCTCATGTGCGCCTTCCCCGGAGAGTGGAGCCAGAGGACAGAAGTTCTGTGCCTTTGTCATTCAGTACAAAGGCATCCGTGATATTGTGGGGAAACTCCTCTTAGAATCCTGTCCCAAATTTCTCCTGGGTGTCCTTGAAGCAGGGAAGGAAGACCTACAGAGGCAAG TGAAGCCTGAAGCCTGGCTCTCCAGTAGCCCCGgccctgggcatggccatgtgcgGCTGGCGTGCCATGTCTCTGGCTTCTACCCAAAGCCCGTGTGGGTGACGTGGGCGATGGGTGAGCAGGAGCAGCAGGGCACCCAGAGAGGTGACACCCTGCCCAATGCTGACGGGACGTGGTATCTGCGAGCCACCCTGGATGTGGAGGCCGGGAAGGCAGCTGGCCTGGCCTGCCGCGTGAAGCACAGCAGCCTTGGGGGACGGGACATTGTCCTCTACTGGG GACACCCCAGCTACACCGGCTCCATCATTCTGGCCGTACTCCTTTCCTCTTTGGTCTTTTTACTGTGTTTGGCGCTGTGGTTTTTCAGGCACCG caGGTCTTATCAGGACATCCTCTGA
- the LOC101617558 gene encoding T-cell surface glycoprotein CD1b isoform X5, whose protein sequence is MRAAGTIQLHRSFTWAQNQGSGWVDDMQILGWDSETGTPIFLKPWSKGNLTDDEVTELMDIFRLYLFGFIKEVQKRAHDFQLEYPFNVQNIAGCELHSGGAIVSFLRSALGGVDFMSIQNGSCAPSPESGARGQKFCAFVIQYKGIRDIVGKLLLESCPKFLLGVLEAGKEDLQRQVKPEAWLSSSPGPGHGHVRLACHVSGFYPKPVWVTWAMGEQEQQGTQRGDTLPNADGTWYLRATLDVEAGKAAGLACRVKHSSLGGRDIVLYWGHPSYTGSIILAVLLSSLVFLLCLALWFFRHRRSYQDIL, encoded by the exons ATGCGGGCTGCAGGCACCATACAATTGCACAGGAGTTT CACCTGGGCACAAAACCAAGGCTCAGGCTGGGTGGATGACATGCAGATTCTCGGGTGGGACTCAGAGACAGGAACCCCCATATTCCTGAAGCCCTGGTCTAAGGGCAACTTAACTGACGACGAGGTGACGGAGTTGATGGACATATTTCGACTGTACCTTTTCGGCTTCATCAAAGAAGTGCAGAAACGGGCCCATGATTTCCAGCTGGAAT ACCCTTTTAACGTTCAGAACATAGCAGGCTGTGAACTGCATTCTGGGGGTGCCATTGTGAGCTTCTTGAGGAGTGCGTTAGGAGGAGTGGACTTCATGAGTATCCAGAATGGCTCATGTGCGCCTTCCCCGGAGAGTGGAGCCAGAGGACAGAAGTTCTGTGCCTTTGTCATTCAGTACAAAGGCATCCGTGATATTGTGGGGAAACTCCTCTTAGAATCCTGTCCCAAATTTCTCCTGGGTGTCCTTGAAGCAGGGAAGGAAGACCTACAGAGGCAAG TGAAGCCTGAAGCCTGGCTCTCCAGTAGCCCCGgccctgggcatggccatgtgcgGCTGGCGTGCCATGTCTCTGGCTTCTACCCAAAGCCCGTGTGGGTGACGTGGGCGATGGGTGAGCAGGAGCAGCAGGGCACCCAGAGAGGTGACACCCTGCCCAATGCTGACGGGACGTGGTATCTGCGAGCCACCCTGGATGTGGAGGCCGGGAAGGCAGCTGGCCTGGCCTGCCGCGTGAAGCACAGCAGCCTTGGGGGACGGGACATTGTCCTCTACTGGG GACACCCCAGCTACACCGGCTCCATCATTCTGGCCGTACTCCTTTCCTCTTTGGTCTTTTTACTGTGTTTGGCGCTGTGGTTTTTCAGGCACCG caGGTCTTATCAGGACATCCTCTGA
- the LOC101617558 gene encoding T-cell surface glycoprotein CD1b isoform X4: protein MLHLPLALLAGLFPGGGNGDALQEPISFHVTQIASFANSTWAQNQGSGWVDDMQILGWDSETGTPIFLKPWSKGNLTDDEVTELMDIFRLYLFGFIKEVQKRAHDFQLEYPFNVQNIAGCELHSGGAIVSFLRSALGGVDFMSIQNGSCAPSPESGARGQKFCAFVIQYKGIRDIVGKLLLESCPKFLLGVLEAGKEDLQRQVKPEAWLSSSPGPGHGHVRLACHVSGFYPKPVWVTWAMGEQEQQGTQRGDTLPNADGTWYLRATLDVEAGKAAGLACRVKHSSLGGRDIVLYWGHPSYTGSIILAVLLSSLVFLLCLALWFFRHRSYQDIL, encoded by the exons ATGCTGCATCTGCCACTTGCATTGCTCGCGGGTCTGTTCCCAGGTGGTGGCAACGGGGATG CTTTGCAAGAGCCCATCTCCTTCCATGTCACCCAGATTGCTTCCTTTGCCAACAGCACCTGGGCACAAAACCAAGGCTCAGGCTGGGTGGATGACATGCAGATTCTCGGGTGGGACTCAGAGACAGGAACCCCCATATTCCTGAAGCCCTGGTCTAAGGGCAACTTAACTGACGACGAGGTGACGGAGTTGATGGACATATTTCGACTGTACCTTTTCGGCTTCATCAAAGAAGTGCAGAAACGGGCCCATGATTTCCAGCTGGAAT ACCCTTTTAACGTTCAGAACATAGCAGGCTGTGAACTGCATTCTGGGGGTGCCATTGTGAGCTTCTTGAGGAGTGCGTTAGGAGGAGTGGACTTCATGAGTATCCAGAATGGCTCATGTGCGCCTTCCCCGGAGAGTGGAGCCAGAGGACAGAAGTTCTGTGCCTTTGTCATTCAGTACAAAGGCATCCGTGATATTGTGGGGAAACTCCTCTTAGAATCCTGTCCCAAATTTCTCCTGGGTGTCCTTGAAGCAGGGAAGGAAGACCTACAGAGGCAAG TGAAGCCTGAAGCCTGGCTCTCCAGTAGCCCCGgccctgggcatggccatgtgcgGCTGGCGTGCCATGTCTCTGGCTTCTACCCAAAGCCCGTGTGGGTGACGTGGGCGATGGGTGAGCAGGAGCAGCAGGGCACCCAGAGAGGTGACACCCTGCCCAATGCTGACGGGACGTGGTATCTGCGAGCCACCCTGGATGTGGAGGCCGGGAAGGCAGCTGGCCTGGCCTGCCGCGTGAAGCACAGCAGCCTTGGGGGACGGGACATTGTCCTCTACTGGG GACACCCCAGCTACACCGGCTCCATCATTCTGGCCGTACTCCTTTCCTCTTTGGTCTTTTTACTGTGTTTGGCGCTGTGGTTTTTCAGGCACCG GTCTTATCAGGACATCCTCTGA
- the LOC101617558 gene encoding T-cell surface glycoprotein CD1b isoform X2, producing the protein MQAAGTLRTWIHADAGCRHHTIAQEFVSPALCNPLPLPESWDWRPRPWKHCPLLLSSSLLPLVFSAALQEPISFHVTQIASFANSTWAQNQGSGWVDDMQILGWDSETGTPIFLKPWSKGNLTDDEVTELMDIFRLYLFGFIKEVQKRAHDFQLEYPFNVQNIAGCELHSGGAIVSFLRSALGGVDFMSIQNGSCAPSPESGARGQKFCAFVIQYKGIRDIVGKLLLESCPKFLLGVLEAGKEDLQRQVKPEAWLSSSPGPGHGHVRLACHVSGFYPKPVWVTWAMGEQEQQGTQRGDTLPNADGTWYLRATLDVEAGKAAGLACRVKHSSLGGRDIVLYWGHPSYTGSIILAVLLSSLVFLLCLALWFFRHRSYQDIL; encoded by the exons ATGCAGGCTGCAGGCACCCTGCGCACTTGGATACACGCTGATGCGGGCTGCAGGCACCATACAATTGCACAGGAGTTTGTGAGTCCTGCTCTCTGCAACCCCCTTCCACTCCCCGAAAGTTGGGACTGGAGACCCAGGCCCTGGAAGCACTGCCCGCTGCTTCTTTCCTCTTCACTGCTTCCCCTTGTTTTCTCCGCAGCTTTGCAAGAGCCCATCTCCTTCCATGTCACCCAGATTGCTTCCTTTGCCAACAGCACCTGGGCACAAAACCAAGGCTCAGGCTGGGTGGATGACATGCAGATTCTCGGGTGGGACTCAGAGACAGGAACCCCCATATTCCTGAAGCCCTGGTCTAAGGGCAACTTAACTGACGACGAGGTGACGGAGTTGATGGACATATTTCGACTGTACCTTTTCGGCTTCATCAAAGAAGTGCAGAAACGGGCCCATGATTTCCAGCTGGAAT ACCCTTTTAACGTTCAGAACATAGCAGGCTGTGAACTGCATTCTGGGGGTGCCATTGTGAGCTTCTTGAGGAGTGCGTTAGGAGGAGTGGACTTCATGAGTATCCAGAATGGCTCATGTGCGCCTTCCCCGGAGAGTGGAGCCAGAGGACAGAAGTTCTGTGCCTTTGTCATTCAGTACAAAGGCATCCGTGATATTGTGGGGAAACTCCTCTTAGAATCCTGTCCCAAATTTCTCCTGGGTGTCCTTGAAGCAGGGAAGGAAGACCTACAGAGGCAAG TGAAGCCTGAAGCCTGGCTCTCCAGTAGCCCCGgccctgggcatggccatgtgcgGCTGGCGTGCCATGTCTCTGGCTTCTACCCAAAGCCCGTGTGGGTGACGTGGGCGATGGGTGAGCAGGAGCAGCAGGGCACCCAGAGAGGTGACACCCTGCCCAATGCTGACGGGACGTGGTATCTGCGAGCCACCCTGGATGTGGAGGCCGGGAAGGCAGCTGGCCTGGCCTGCCGCGTGAAGCACAGCAGCCTTGGGGGACGGGACATTGTCCTCTACTGGG GACACCCCAGCTACACCGGCTCCATCATTCTGGCCGTACTCCTTTCCTCTTTGGTCTTTTTACTGTGTTTGGCGCTGTGGTTTTTCAGGCACCG GTCTTATCAGGACATCCTCTGA